In Panicum virgatum strain AP13 chromosome 4N, P.virgatum_v5, whole genome shotgun sequence, a single window of DNA contains:
- the LOC120670108 gene encoding spermine synthase-like isoform X2 yields MPRGWDLQRAIGLMEAGDAGNGSAAVAQIKGSGDDASCKPLPPCCVKAKAGVPESEAKCHDTVVSGWFTEPRSRFGKTSKVQYYNNPMWPGEAHSLKVEKILYQGKSPYQEILVFESSTYGNVLVLDGIVQLTDKDECAYQEMVTHLPLCSIPSPKNVLVVGGGDGGVLREIARHDSVETIDICEIDQLVIDVCKEFFPNLSMGFKDPRVRLHVGDAVDFLRDSPEGKYDAIIVDSSDPIGPAQALVEKPFIQTIARALKPGGVLCNLAESMWLHTHLIQDMLSICCQTFKGGVHYAWTSVPTYPSGVIGFLLCAKEGRPVNFLAPVNPIEKIQGATKAGKELRFYNSEIHRAAFVLPTFVRRELESYTATKTSTEKEKPKESVSKSQKIKILPNNAILTAS; encoded by the exons ATGCCCCG AGGCTGGGACCTTCAAAGAGCAATAGGACTCATGGAGGCTGGAGACGCAGGAAACGGTTCTGCAGCAGTGGCACAGATAAAGGGAAGTGGGGATGATGCCTCCTGCAAACCGCTGCCTCCTTGCTGCGTCAAGGCCAAGGCAGGCGTGCCTGAATCTGAGGCCAAGTGCCATGATACCGTGGTTTCTGGCTGGTTCACCGAACCCCGGTCACGCTTTG GTAAAACAAGCAAAGTGCAGTACTACAACAACCCTATGTGGCCTG GAGAGGCTCATTCACTGAAAGTGGAGAAGATTTTGTACCAAGGGAAATCGCCTTACCAAGAGATTTTAGTTTTCGAG TCTTCAACCTATGGAAACGTTCTTGTGCTTGATGGTATAGTTCAGTTGACTGACAAGGATGAATGCGCATACCAGGAAATGGTTACTCACCTTCCACTgtgctcaattccatcaccgaaAAAT GTTTTGGTTGTTGGAGGTGGTGATGGTGGTGTACTGCGGGAAATAGCCAGACATGATTCAGTGGAGACTATTGATATATGTGAGATTGATCAGCTTGTTATTGAT GTTTGCAAAGAATTCTTTCCAAACTTATCCATGGGGTTTAAAGATCCCCGTGTCCGACTTCATGTCGGTGATG cTGTTGATTTCTTGAGGGATTCTCCTGAAGGGAAATATGATGCTATTATTGTTGATTCATCAGATCCAATTG GGCCAGCTCAGGCACTTGTGGAGAAACCATTTATTCAGACAATTGCTAGAGCTTTAAAGCCTGGTGGTGTTCTTTGTAATCTTGCTGAGAGCATGTGGCTGCACACACATCTAATCCAGGATATGCTCTCTATATGTTGTCAGACATTCAAGGGTGGTGTGCACTATGCCTGGACAAGCGTTCCAACATACCCCAG TGGTGTCATTGGATTTTTGCTATGTGCTAAAGAAGGTCGACCAGTGAACTTCTTAGCTCCTGTGAACCCAATTGAGAAAATACAAGGAGCTACAAAAGCTGGAAAGGAGCTCAGATTTTACAATTCAGAG ATTCATAGGGCTGCTTTTGTTCTGCCAACATTTGTAAGAAGAGAACTGGAATCATATACTGCTACTAAGACTTCTACTGAAAAG GAGAAACCAAAAGAATCAGTTTCAAAATCGCAGAAGATAAAGATTTTGCCGAACAATGCCATTCTTACAGCTTCCTAG
- the LOC120670108 gene encoding spermine synthase-like isoform X1: MHHPNGDFIYEFETRSTEAEAARPPRAVSSTWRRERGGVQRRVWRGPRTLCFRGGDREAAGVRSGFGGSTLSDGVALQRCYSDRSRMAVAARGWDLQRAIGLMEAGDAGNGSAAVAQIKGSGDDASCKPLPPCCVKAKAGVPESEAKCHDTVVSGWFTEPRSRFGKTSKVQYYNNPMWPGEAHSLKVEKILYQGKSPYQEILVFESSTYGNVLVLDGIVQLTDKDECAYQEMVTHLPLCSIPSPKNVLVVGGGDGGVLREIARHDSVETIDICEIDQLVIDVCKEFFPNLSMGFKDPRVRLHVGDAVDFLRDSPEGKYDAIIVDSSDPIGPAQALVEKPFIQTIARALKPGGVLCNLAESMWLHTHLIQDMLSICCQTFKGGVHYAWTSVPTYPSGVIGFLLCAKEGRPVNFLAPVNPIEKIQGATKAGKELRFYNSEIHRAAFVLPTFVRRELESYTATKTSTEKEKPKESVSKSQKIKILPNNAILTAS; encoded by the exons ATGCATCATCCTAATGGCGATTTTATATACGAATTCGAGACACGGAGTACTGAGGCGGAagcggcgaggcccccgcgtgcGGTGTCTTCGACGTGGCGACGAGAGCGAGGAGGAGTCCAACGGCGggtgtggcgaggcccccgcacGTTGTGTTTTCGTGGTGGCGACCGCGAGGCAGCTGGCGTAAGGTCTGGATTCGGCGGTTCTACTCTATCGGATGGTGTGGCGTTGCAGCGGTGCTACAGCGACAGGTCCCGCATGGCGGTGGCTGCTCG AGGCTGGGACCTTCAAAGAGCAATAGGACTCATGGAGGCTGGAGACGCAGGAAACGGTTCTGCAGCAGTGGCACAGATAAAGGGAAGTGGGGATGATGCCTCCTGCAAACCGCTGCCTCCTTGCTGCGTCAAGGCCAAGGCAGGCGTGCCTGAATCTGAGGCCAAGTGCCATGATACCGTGGTTTCTGGCTGGTTCACCGAACCCCGGTCACGCTTTG GTAAAACAAGCAAAGTGCAGTACTACAACAACCCTATGTGGCCTG GAGAGGCTCATTCACTGAAAGTGGAGAAGATTTTGTACCAAGGGAAATCGCCTTACCAAGAGATTTTAGTTTTCGAG TCTTCAACCTATGGAAACGTTCTTGTGCTTGATGGTATAGTTCAGTTGACTGACAAGGATGAATGCGCATACCAGGAAATGGTTACTCACCTTCCACTgtgctcaattccatcaccgaaAAAT GTTTTGGTTGTTGGAGGTGGTGATGGTGGTGTACTGCGGGAAATAGCCAGACATGATTCAGTGGAGACTATTGATATATGTGAGATTGATCAGCTTGTTATTGAT GTTTGCAAAGAATTCTTTCCAAACTTATCCATGGGGTTTAAAGATCCCCGTGTCCGACTTCATGTCGGTGATG cTGTTGATTTCTTGAGGGATTCTCCTGAAGGGAAATATGATGCTATTATTGTTGATTCATCAGATCCAATTG GGCCAGCTCAGGCACTTGTGGAGAAACCATTTATTCAGACAATTGCTAGAGCTTTAAAGCCTGGTGGTGTTCTTTGTAATCTTGCTGAGAGCATGTGGCTGCACACACATCTAATCCAGGATATGCTCTCTATATGTTGTCAGACATTCAAGGGTGGTGTGCACTATGCCTGGACAAGCGTTCCAACATACCCCAG TGGTGTCATTGGATTTTTGCTATGTGCTAAAGAAGGTCGACCAGTGAACTTCTTAGCTCCTGTGAACCCAATTGAGAAAATACAAGGAGCTACAAAAGCTGGAAAGGAGCTCAGATTTTACAATTCAGAG ATTCATAGGGCTGCTTTTGTTCTGCCAACATTTGTAAGAAGAGAACTGGAATCATATACTGCTACTAAGACTTCTACTGAAAAG GAGAAACCAAAAGAATCAGTTTCAAAATCGCAGAAGATAAAGATTTTGCCGAACAATGCCATTCTTACAGCTTCCTAG
- the LOC120670108 gene encoding spermine synthase-like isoform X3 — protein sequence MEAGDAGNGSAAVAQIKGSGDDASCKPLPPCCVKAKAGVPESEAKCHDTVVSGWFTEPRSRFGKTSKVQYYNNPMWPGEAHSLKVEKILYQGKSPYQEILVFESSTYGNVLVLDGIVQLTDKDECAYQEMVTHLPLCSIPSPKNVLVVGGGDGGVLREIARHDSVETIDICEIDQLVIDVCKEFFPNLSMGFKDPRVRLHVGDAVDFLRDSPEGKYDAIIVDSSDPIGPAQALVEKPFIQTIARALKPGGVLCNLAESMWLHTHLIQDMLSICCQTFKGGVHYAWTSVPTYPSGVIGFLLCAKEGRPVNFLAPVNPIEKIQGATKAGKELRFYNSEIHRAAFVLPTFVRRELESYTATKTSTEKEKPKESVSKSQKIKILPNNAILTAS from the exons ATGGAGGCTGGAGACGCAGGAAACGGTTCTGCAGCAGTGGCACAGATAAAGGGAAGTGGGGATGATGCCTCCTGCAAACCGCTGCCTCCTTGCTGCGTCAAGGCCAAGGCAGGCGTGCCTGAATCTGAGGCCAAGTGCCATGATACCGTGGTTTCTGGCTGGTTCACCGAACCCCGGTCACGCTTTG GTAAAACAAGCAAAGTGCAGTACTACAACAACCCTATGTGGCCTG GAGAGGCTCATTCACTGAAAGTGGAGAAGATTTTGTACCAAGGGAAATCGCCTTACCAAGAGATTTTAGTTTTCGAG TCTTCAACCTATGGAAACGTTCTTGTGCTTGATGGTATAGTTCAGTTGACTGACAAGGATGAATGCGCATACCAGGAAATGGTTACTCACCTTCCACTgtgctcaattccatcaccgaaAAAT GTTTTGGTTGTTGGAGGTGGTGATGGTGGTGTACTGCGGGAAATAGCCAGACATGATTCAGTGGAGACTATTGATATATGTGAGATTGATCAGCTTGTTATTGAT GTTTGCAAAGAATTCTTTCCAAACTTATCCATGGGGTTTAAAGATCCCCGTGTCCGACTTCATGTCGGTGATG cTGTTGATTTCTTGAGGGATTCTCCTGAAGGGAAATATGATGCTATTATTGTTGATTCATCAGATCCAATTG GGCCAGCTCAGGCACTTGTGGAGAAACCATTTATTCAGACAATTGCTAGAGCTTTAAAGCCTGGTGGTGTTCTTTGTAATCTTGCTGAGAGCATGTGGCTGCACACACATCTAATCCAGGATATGCTCTCTATATGTTGTCAGACATTCAAGGGTGGTGTGCACTATGCCTGGACAAGCGTTCCAACATACCCCAG TGGTGTCATTGGATTTTTGCTATGTGCTAAAGAAGGTCGACCAGTGAACTTCTTAGCTCCTGTGAACCCAATTGAGAAAATACAAGGAGCTACAAAAGCTGGAAAGGAGCTCAGATTTTACAATTCAGAG ATTCATAGGGCTGCTTTTGTTCTGCCAACATTTGTAAGAAGAGAACTGGAATCATATACTGCTACTAAGACTTCTACTGAAAAG GAGAAACCAAAAGAATCAGTTTCAAAATCGCAGAAGATAAAGATTTTGCCGAACAATGCCATTCTTACAGCTTCCTAG
- the LOC120670108 gene encoding spermidine synthase 2-like isoform X4, with protein sequence MMPPANRCLLAASRPRQACLNLRPSAMIPWFLAGSPNPGHALVKQAKCSTTTTLCGLFFFNAGEAHSLKVEKILYQGKSPYQEILVFESSTYGNVLVLDGIVQLTDKDECAYQEMVTHLPLCSIPSPKNVLVVGGGDGGVLREIARHDSVETIDICEIDQLVIDVCKEFFPNLSMGFKDPRVRLHVGDAVDFLRDSPEGKYDAIIVDSSDPIGPAQALVEKPFIQTIARALKPGGVLCNLAESMWLHTHLIQDMLSICCQTFKGGVHYAWTSVPTYPSGVIGFLLCAKEGRPVNFLAPVNPIEKIQGATKAGKELRFYNSEIHRAAFVLPTFVRRELESYTATKTSTEKEKPKESVSKSQKIKILPNNAILTAS encoded by the exons ATGATGCCTCCTGCAAACCGCTGCCTCCTTGCTGCGTCAAGGCCAAGGCAGGCGTGCCTGAATCTGAGGCCAAGTGCCATGATACCGTGGTTTCTGGCTGGTTCACCGAACCCCGGTCACGCTTTG GTAAAACAAGCAAAGTGCAGTACTACAACAACCCTATGTGGCCTG ttttttttcaatgcaGGAGAGGCTCATTCACTGAAAGTGGAGAAGATTTTGTACCAAGGGAAATCGCCTTACCAAGAGATTTTAGTTTTCGAG TCTTCAACCTATGGAAACGTTCTTGTGCTTGATGGTATAGTTCAGTTGACTGACAAGGATGAATGCGCATACCAGGAAATGGTTACTCACCTTCCACTgtgctcaattccatcaccgaaAAAT GTTTTGGTTGTTGGAGGTGGTGATGGTGGTGTACTGCGGGAAATAGCCAGACATGATTCAGTGGAGACTATTGATATATGTGAGATTGATCAGCTTGTTATTGAT GTTTGCAAAGAATTCTTTCCAAACTTATCCATGGGGTTTAAAGATCCCCGTGTCCGACTTCATGTCGGTGATG cTGTTGATTTCTTGAGGGATTCTCCTGAAGGGAAATATGATGCTATTATTGTTGATTCATCAGATCCAATTG GGCCAGCTCAGGCACTTGTGGAGAAACCATTTATTCAGACAATTGCTAGAGCTTTAAAGCCTGGTGGTGTTCTTTGTAATCTTGCTGAGAGCATGTGGCTGCACACACATCTAATCCAGGATATGCTCTCTATATGTTGTCAGACATTCAAGGGTGGTGTGCACTATGCCTGGACAAGCGTTCCAACATACCCCAG TGGTGTCATTGGATTTTTGCTATGTGCTAAAGAAGGTCGACCAGTGAACTTCTTAGCTCCTGTGAACCCAATTGAGAAAATACAAGGAGCTACAAAAGCTGGAAAGGAGCTCAGATTTTACAATTCAGAG ATTCATAGGGCTGCTTTTGTTCTGCCAACATTTGTAAGAAGAGAACTGGAATCATATACTGCTACTAAGACTTCTACTGAAAAG GAGAAACCAAAAGAATCAGTTTCAAAATCGCAGAAGATAAAGATTTTGCCGAACAATGCCATTCTTACAGCTTCCTAG